From Amycolatopsis sp. WQ 127309:
TGCCGGGAACGGACCTCAGCACGACCATCGAGCACGCGGATGTGATCGTCGTCGGGCTGCGCCGTGGCCGGAGCAGGCCGCTGTGGTTCGGGCCGGTCACCGCGCCCCCGGCGGATGCAGTGGGGCAGTGCCGGGAGTGTGGTGTGCCGCCGGGCGTCTGGGCGCACCGGTGCTCGCCGCGTTGCGAGCACCGGCCGCACGTCATGCCGAGGCGGCTGGTGCTGCCTCTTGCTCCGCCGGTGCCGTCCGCTCTGCAGGTGCCGATCGGTCCGCCGGTACCGCCTCCAGCTCCGCCGGTGCCGTTCGCTTTGTCGGCGGCCGGCGGTCGGAGCGGTGTTTGCGGACTGCCAGCAGCAGCACCGCCAGCAGGCCCATCGCCACGCACGTGACCGCCGCCGAGAGCACCAGGAACTCGTCGAGGCGGCCGGCCGACAGGTACGCGCCCAGCGCTACCGCCACCAGCGCGCACACCGCTCGGTCCACAATGGACTCCATCGACAGGAGTGTCGCGCGGTAGCGGGAGTCCGGGATGGAGTCGTTCAGCAGCTGCTTCTGGATCGGGAACGAAATGCCCGTCGCCACCGCGAAGACGCAGAGCAGGAGCACCGTCGGGACAGTCCCGGCCGGGACGATGAAGCCCAGGCACAGGGCCATCACGATCGTCAGGGTGAACACCGAGGCGACCGGGCCGATGGCGCGTCGCAACCGGTGGGGGCGGGCCGCGCCCAGGGCCTCGAAGACCGTCATGGCGGCCAGTACCGCGCCGTACCAGTTCACCGAGAGCGTCTTCGACTCCAGGATCGGCTGGAACAGGTTCACCTGGCAGATCCGTACCAGCGTGAACATCGCGATGCCCTGCACCATCAGCAAGAACAACCACCGCGACGACCGCAGCGCCGACAGTGCGCCGCCGACGCCCGCTAGGAGGGACGCCGTCTTGCCGGCCGCGCGGCGGCCGCCCGGGATCGGGGGCAGCTTCAAGGCGAACGCCAGGGCGATGGCCGCGTTGAGCGCCGTCAGCCAGTACGGGGAAGGGAGGTTCCACGCCATCAGCAGGCCGATCACCGGCCAGTACACGATCTTGCCGATCAGGCTGTACGCGCGGCCGACGCCCTCCACACGGAGGTAGTGCTCACCTTCGCCCTGAGCGTGCAGGTACTCGTAGAGGTACGCGCTCTGCGCGCCCGACACCAGGGATCTGGCCAGGGCGATCAGGATGAAGTGGATCAGGAACCCGGTGTAGGAACCGAAGAACACCGGCACCAGGTTCGCGGCCACGAGCACGGCGGCGCCGGCCTTCAGCGACGTCCGGTAGTCGAACCGGTCGGCGATCATCCCGGTCGGGATCTCCAGCAGGCAGAACACGATGTAGTAGATGCTCTGGATGCCGAAGATCTGGCCGTCGTCAAGGCCGACGAGCTTCTGGTACTGGTAGAAGATCGGCACCCACAACAACAGGCCGAAGAAGAACTGGAACCCGTAGGTCAACCGGACGGCGCGCTGCACGGCCGGCTTCGCGGGCAGGCGGAAGCCCAGCATGATGTGTGTCTCCGGGAAAGTCAGGCCGAGTAGGGGCGCAGCTGGACGATGTGGACGTGGTCGCGGTCCGCGAGCCACTCGACGTCCACCGGCGAGTCAAAGGTGTAGTCGGGCGAGAAGTGCGCCTGCAGCAGGCGTCCGGCCACCGCGAGCCGCTGCAGCTGTTCGTGGGCGCGCTCGTCGAGGTCCGCTGCCGCGTCGCCCAGGGATACCGTGCGGCCGCCGCCCTCGACCGTCGAGTACAGGTACTGCATGGGCAGCGTCGAGCCGTCGACGACGTCGGTGACCTTCGGCGAAACGTTGACGTACACCGTGCGGAAGTCCGCGCGGTTCATCGGGTTCGTCGTCACCAGCACGCCGCCGAAGTCGGCCGCGACCTGCTCCTGGATCACCACGCCCATGTAGCACTCGTCGAGGGAGATCCCGGCCTGGTGGCGCAGCCGGACGCTGCGCACCGACACCAGCGACGCCCAGACTTCCTTGACGCTGGCGAAGATCCGCTCGGCGGTGGTGACGTGGTTGATCGACTCGTAGATCCCGGCGGCCGAGAACCCGGCGAGGTCTTCGGCGTTCGACGAGCTGCGCACGACGAACGCGCGCACCCCGGCCAGCTGCGACACCAGCGCGGAGTCGATCTCCCCGGCCAGCGCGCCCGGCATCCGCGCCGACCGGATCAGGCTCTGCAGCTCGACGCACAACGGCTCGATCTCCCGCGCGTCCAGCTCCAGCGCCATCTTCAGCTTGCCGATCGCCTGCTGGATCCGCGGCGACGACTCGAGGAACCGCCGCTGCAGCGAGAACGGCAGGGCGATCCCGCGCGGCACCCGGATGCGCTCGTCCAGCAGCCGGCGGGCCGCATCGGAAAGGTCGGCCACCGAAGCTCCGGCGGGGATGCCCAGCAGCTGGGCCAGGTGCGGCAGCAGGTTCTCCCGCGGCGGCCGCGGAACCTGGTAGAAACCCAGCAGCCGCTGCGAGCCGCAGGCCAGGACGTGGTGCAGCTCGCCGAGGTTCGCCGCCTTGGTGCCGTAGCGGTAACGGTCGGCCGCGCGCAGCCGCGCGAGGTTCACGATCGGGCTGTGGTCGGACTCGGGCTCCTCGAGCGTGACACGCTGGGCGTACCAGGACGGCGGCGCCGCGTCGGCCGGCTCGTCGACCTCCCGCAGCGTGAGCGACGACGCCTGGGCGTCCACGGTGTACTCGACCCACTTGCCGTCGAGCCCGCGGCGCTCGATCTCGGCCAGCGCGCCGAGCTGGACGGCGTTCGGGATCTGCCAGCCGGTGGCCAGCACGTTGGTGTGCGACAACGGCGTCGTGTGCCGGGCGTTGACGATGCCGGACAGCCGCGGGATGTCGTCGGGCACCCGGTCCATCACGATGATGTCCGACCAGGCCAGCCCGCCTGTGGCAGTGGCGGCCCGGTACTCGGCCTCGGTGCGGAACGCGCGCAGCCGCCCGGTCGTCGTGCCGGGGTTCAGCGCCACGAACGGCGCCGTCGAGAACAGCTCGTGGGCGAAGACGCGGGGGAGCTCGGCCGCCGGGATCTCCCGGACGAGCCGTTCCTGCAGCTGGTTCGCCGGCTTGAACAGCAGCGGCAGCGCCGGGTCGACGTACTCCGCCACGAAGGCGTGGAACTCGCGGATCAGCGCGGCCGGCATGGTGTCGACCTCGACCGTCTCCAGCGAGAGGATCTTCTTCTCCTGCCGCGTGTGCAGGGCGAGGATGCCGAGCAGGAACCGGCGGTCCGGGGCGTGGTAGAAGCGTTCGTTGTAGCCGTCGATCTCGGCGCGCACCCGGGCTTCGGGGACGCCGAGGATCTCCTCGCCGATGTAGATCGCGTGAAAGGAATGACGCGCGTCGTTCAGGAAGTGGATCGTCCGCAGTTCACGATCGACCACGACCTTGACGAAGGAATAGCCGCCGAGGGTGCCGCACAACTGGTGGAGCGCGGACAGGGAAAGCCGTTCGCCGACGAGTGCGGCGACGTTCTCGGGGGACGTGCTGGGGGCGACCACGCTGGTCAGGGACACCGGTTCTCCTCGCTGGAAATTGCGAGGGGGGACGTTAACAGGTGGTGAATCACCGACCGAGGCGCGAATGGCCCGCTGACTGGAACGAATGGCGGAACCCATGACGGCCGCCACACTCTCTCGGAGCACCGTTCCAGCGCACTGGAACGGTGCTCCCGGAATCCGGACGCCGGTTCCGCCGTTCGGGGAGGGATTTCCTGCAGGTGATCTGCGCTACAGCTGCGCGGCTTCCGCGGCCAGCTTCTCGATCGTGGCGACATCGAGCGAGGACGTCAGCCACGAACCGCCGATGCAGCCGACGTTCGGCAGCGCGAGGTACGTCGGCGCCGAGGCCACCGTGATCCCGCCCGTCGGGCAGAACTTCAGGCCCGGCAACGGCCCCGCGATCGACTTCAGGTACGCGACCCCGCCGGACGCTTCGGCCGGGAAGAACTTCAACGCCGTGAGCCCGCGCTCGGCCAGCTTCATCGCCTCCGACACCGTGCTCGCGCCGGGCAGGAACGGCAGCCCGGACTCGAAGCACGCGTCGACGACGGCGTCCGTGCAGCCCGGCGTCACGAGGAACTTCGCCCCCGCGTCGGCCGCCTGCTTCGCCTGGTCCGGCGAGGTGACCGTGCCGGCGCCGATCACGATGTCCGGGACCTCGGTCGCGACGCGCTCGATCGCGGCCAGCGCCGCCGGGGTGCGCAAGGTCAGCTCGATGACCCCGATCCCGCCGGCGAGCAGGGCCCGGGCCGTGGGCACCGCGTCGTCGGCGTCGTCGATCACCACTACGGGCATCACGGGGGACAGCGCGAGCAGGTCCGAACCGGTGGTCACTGACCAACCTCCTGGGTTTCCAACGAGTGCGTGGGAATGCCGAAGTGCTCCGGCGTCAAACCCCCGAACACCGAAGCGCCCTGGTCGGCGGGGCCGACCCCGTGGCGCAACGCGGCGAACAGCTCTCGGCCGGTGCCGGTCCAGGATGCTTCGGACGGCGGCCCGTCCACAAGTTCACGGAGGGCGAGTTCTTCGTCACCGATGAAGACGTCGAGGGTGCCCGCGGCGGCGTCGAGCCGGACGACGTCACCGTCGGCGACGCGGGCGATCGGGCCGCCCGCCGCGGCTTCCGGTGTCACCTGGATCGCGGCCGGGATCTTGCCGGACGCGCCCGACATGCGGCCGTCGGTGAGCAGCGCCACCTGGTGCCCGCGGTCCATCAGCACCCCCAGCGCCGGGGTGAGGCCGTGCAGCTCCGGCATGCCGTTGGCCCGCGGACCCTGCTGCCGGATCACCACGACGACGTCGCGGTCCAGCTCGCCGGCCTCGAACGCGGCGGTGAACGCCTCCTGCGTGGTGAACACCCGCGCCGGCGCCTGGACGATCCGGTGCTCGGGCGCCACGGCGGACACCTTGACCACGGCGCGGCCGAGGTTGCCCGCGACCATCCGCAGCCCGCCGTCCGCGGCGAACGGGCGCCACGCGGGGCGCAGCACCTCCTCGTCGAGGCTGCGGGCCGGCACGTCGCGCCAGACCAGCTCGCCGTCGGACAGGATCGGCTCGGCCCGGTAGCGGTGCAGCCCGAAGCCGGCCACGGTGTGGACGTCCTCGTGCAGCAGCCCGGCGTCGAGCAGCGTGCCGACGAGGAACTGGATGCCGCCGGCGGCGTGGAAGTGGTTGATGTCGGCGCTGCCGTTCGGGTAGACCCGCGCCAGCTGCGGCACGACGGCCGAGAGGTCGGAGAAGTCGTCCCAGGTCAGCTGGATGCCGGCGGCCGCGGCGATGGCGACCAGGTGCATCGTGTGGTTGGTCGACCCGCCCGTGGCCAGCAGCGCGACGACGCCGTTGACGAACGCCTTCTCGTCGAGGATCCGCGAGACCGGCGTGTACTCCTCGCCGCGCGAGAGCGTGACGACGCGGCGCCCGGCTTCCTCCGTCAGCGCGCGACGCAGCGCGGACCCGGGCTGGACGAAGCTGGCGCCGGGCAGGTGCAGGCCCATCACCTCGACGACCATCTGGTTGGAGTTGGCCGTGCCGTAGAACGTGCAGGTCCCGGCCGAGTGGTACGACGCCGCTTCGGCGTCGAGGAGGTCTTCGCGGGTCGCGAGGCCCTCGGCGTACAGCTGCCTGACCCGGGCCTTCTCCTTGTTCGGCAGCCCGGAGTTCATCGGCCCGGCGGGCACGAGGATCGCCGGCAGGTGGCCGAAGGACAGGGCGCCGATCAGCAGGCCGGGCACGATCTTGTCGCAGACGCCCAGCAGCAGGCTCGCGTCGAACATGTCGTGCGACAGCGCGATCGCCGTCGACATCGCGATGACCTCGCGGCTGAACAGCGACAGCTCCATGCCCGCGCGGCCCTGCGTGATGCCGTCGCACATCGCGGGGACGCCGCCGGCGAACTGGGCGACACCACCC
This genomic window contains:
- a CDS encoding MFS transporter; this translates as MLGFRLPAKPAVQRAVRLTYGFQFFFGLLLWVPIFYQYQKLVGLDDGQIFGIQSIYYIVFCLLEIPTGMIADRFDYRTSLKAGAAVLVAANLVPVFFGSYTGFLIHFILIALARSLVSGAQSAYLYEYLHAQGEGEHYLRVEGVGRAYSLIGKIVYWPVIGLLMAWNLPSPYWLTALNAAIALAFALKLPPIPGGRRAAGKTASLLAGVGGALSALRSSRWLFLLMVQGIAMFTLVRICQVNLFQPILESKTLSVNWYGAVLAAMTVFEALGAARPHRLRRAIGPVASVFTLTIVMALCLGFIVPAGTVPTVLLLCVFAVATGISFPIQKQLLNDSIPDSRYRATLLSMESIVDRAVCALVAVALGAYLSAGRLDEFLVLSAAVTCVAMGLLAVLLLAVRKHRSDRRPPTKRTAPAELEAVPADRSAPAERTAPAEQEAAPAASA
- the edd gene encoding phosphogluconate dehydratase, producing the protein MSNPATTPVHRVVAGVTARIAARSAATRTAYLGRTAAAHAEGPVRRGLACSNLAHGFAAMEGADKEALRAARAPGVAIVSSYNDMLSAHQPMQEYPAWLKKAVRGAGGVAQFAGGVPAMCDGITQGRAGMELSLFSREVIAMSTAIALSHDMFDASLLLGVCDKIVPGLLIGALSFGHLPAILVPAGPMNSGLPNKEKARVRQLYAEGLATREDLLDAEAASYHSAGTCTFYGTANSNQMVVEVMGLHLPGASFVQPGSALRRALTEEAGRRVVTLSRGEEYTPVSRILDEKAFVNGVVALLATGGSTNHTMHLVAIAAAAGIQLTWDDFSDLSAVVPQLARVYPNGSADINHFHAAGGIQFLVGTLLDAGLLHEDVHTVAGFGLHRYRAEPILSDGELVWRDVPARSLDEEVLRPAWRPFAADGGLRMVAGNLGRAVVKVSAVAPEHRIVQAPARVFTTQEAFTAAFEAGELDRDVVVVIRQQGPRANGMPELHGLTPALGVLMDRGHQVALLTDGRMSGASGKIPAAIQVTPEAAAGGPIARVADGDVVRLDAAAGTLDVFIGDEELALRELVDGPPSEASWTGTGRELFAALRHGVGPADQGASVFGGLTPEHFGIPTHSLETQEVGQ
- a CDS encoding PEP/pyruvate-binding domain-containing protein, whose protein sequence is MSLTSVVAPSTSPENVAALVGERLSLSALHQLCGTLGGYSFVKVVVDRELRTIHFLNDARHSFHAIYIGEEILGVPEARVRAEIDGYNERFYHAPDRRFLLGILALHTRQEKKILSLETVEVDTMPAALIREFHAFVAEYVDPALPLLFKPANQLQERLVREIPAAELPRVFAHELFSTAPFVALNPGTTTGRLRAFRTEAEYRAATATGGLAWSDIIVMDRVPDDIPRLSGIVNARHTTPLSHTNVLATGWQIPNAVQLGALAEIERRGLDGKWVEYTVDAQASSLTLREVDEPADAAPPSWYAQRVTLEEPESDHSPIVNLARLRAADRYRYGTKAANLGELHHVLACGSQRLLGFYQVPRPPRENLLPHLAQLLGIPAGASVADLSDAARRLLDERIRVPRGIALPFSLQRRFLESSPRIQQAIGKLKMALELDAREIEPLCVELQSLIRSARMPGALAGEIDSALVSQLAGVRAFVVRSSSNAEDLAGFSAAGIYESINHVTTAERIFASVKEVWASLVSVRSVRLRHQAGISLDECYMGVVIQEQVAADFGGVLVTTNPMNRADFRTVYVNVSPKVTDVVDGSTLPMQYLYSTVEGGGRTVSLGDAAADLDERAHEQLQRLAVAGRLLQAHFSPDYTFDSPVDVEWLADRDHVHIVQLRPYSA
- the eda gene encoding bifunctional 4-hydroxy-2-oxoglutarate aldolase/2-dehydro-3-deoxy-phosphogluconate aldolase encodes the protein MTTGSDLLALSPVMPVVVIDDADDAVPTARALLAGGIGVIELTLRTPAALAAIERVATEVPDIVIGAGTVTSPDQAKQAADAGAKFLVTPGCTDAVVDACFESGLPFLPGASTVSEAMKLAERGLTALKFFPAEASGGVAYLKSIAGPLPGLKFCPTGGITVASAPTYLALPNVGCIGGSWLTSSLDVATIEKLAAEAAQL